The following are encoded together in the Anoplopoma fimbria isolate UVic2021 breed Golden Eagle Sablefish chromosome 9, Afim_UVic_2022, whole genome shotgun sequence genome:
- the c9h6orf120 gene encoding UPF0669 protein C6orf120 homolog has protein sequence MMRSCSALVLALLALLLSQARGFLGPSEDDGLPEEWVLLHVVQGHIGAGNYSYLRLNHDGRIVLHMQSLKGDADLYVSDKTLRPSYDTYKLQSVTCGPDVVVVPGDFARPVGIGIYGHPSYKESEFEMRVFYDQTVLQDPFEKYTSEDGQKKKKSPEAAEEDFQEEESIFWTILIGLLKIVLEILF, from the coding sequence ATGATGAGGAGCTGCAGCGCTCTGGTGCTCGCCCTGCTCGCCCTGCTGCTGTCCCAGGCCAGAGGCTTCCTGGGCCCCTCCGAGGACGACGGCCTCCCCGAAGAGTGGGTGCTGCTTCACGTGGTCCAGGGCCACATCGGGGCCGGGAACTACAGCTACCTGCGCCTCAACCACGACGGCAGAATCGTGCTGCACATGCAGAGCCTCAAGGGGGACGCGGACCTCTACGTGTCGGATAAGACCCTGCGTCCGAGCTACGACACCTACAAGCTGCAGTCGGTCACCTGCGGCCCCGATGTGGTGGTGGTGCCGGGGGACTTTGCGAGGCCCGTGGGCATCGGCATTTACGGCCACCCGTCTTACAAGGAGAGCGAGTTTGAAATGAGGGTGTTTTACGATCAGACGGTCCTCCAGGACCCGTTCGAAAAGTACACTTCAGAAGacggacagaagaagaagaaatcccCTGAGGCGGCGGAGGAGGACTTTCAGGAGGAGGAGTCGATCTTTTGGACAATTCTAATCGGACTTTTGAAGATTGTACTAgagattttgttttga
- the mrpl21 gene encoding 39S ribosomal protein L21, mitochondrial, whose translation MALSRGALFWRTCSRFSPRASPLSPAAAARAQSSSAGAPGPLTSLSRPPWAEQEDRVPDEEEVQRSRHAAVVSSVDRLLLRQDFGRLFAVVHLAGRQWKVTGEDLILIENHLEEAGCGERIRLEKVLLVGAEDFTLLGRPLLGKELVRVEATVIEKTESWPKVHMRFWKRHRYQRKRIIVQPQTVLRINSIQLAPRLT comes from the coding sequence ATGGCGCTGTCCAGAGGAGCGCTGTTCTGGAGGACATGCTCCAGGTTTTCCCCCAGAGCTTCTCCCCTGAGCCCCGCCGCTGCTGCCCGAGCACAGAGCTCCTCTGCCGGGGCCCCGGGGCCCCTCACCTCGCTGTCCAGACCCCCGTGGGCCGAGCAGGAGGACCGGGTCCcggatgaggaggaggtgcagaggagCCGACACGCCGCCGTGGTGAGCTCCGTGGACCGGCTCCTCCTCCGGCAGGACTTCGGCCGCCTGTTCGCAGTGGTGCACCTGGCCGGGCGGCAGTGGAAGGTCACCGGGGAGGACCTGATCCTGATCGAGAACCACCTGGAGGAGGCAGGCTGCGGGGAGCGGATCCGCCTGGAGAAGGTGCTGCTGGTGGGCGCGGAGGACTTCACCCTGCTGGGGAGGCCGCTGCTGGGGAAGGAGCTGGTCCGGGTGGAGGCCACCGTGATAGAGAAGACCGAGTCCTGGCCCAAAGTCCACATGAGGTTCTGGAAGAGGCACCGGTACCAGCGCAAGAGGATCATCGTCCAGCCGCAGACGGTGCTGAGGATCAACAGCATCCAGCTGGCCCCCAGACTcacatga